The genomic region TGTTGACGGAATCGGTGAGATCTTTCCAAGTGCCTGCTACGCCTTTGACTTCTGCTTGCACGCCCAATTTGCCTTCTGTTCCTACTTCCCTTGCCACCCGCGTTACTTCTGAGGCAAAGGAACTCAGCTGGGCGACCATTGTGTTGACAATTTGCGCGGTTTGAAGGAATTCTCCTTTTAAGGGTCTGCCTTCAATTTCTGTTGGAATGGTTTGGGATAAATCGCCATTGGCAACAGCTCGGATCACGCGAGCTGTTTCAGCTGTTGGCTGCACTAAATCTGTAATTAGTGTATTGACAGAATTAACGCTTTCTGCCCAGGAACCGCCAGCGGAACCCAAGGAGGCTCTTTGAGTAATTTTGCCGTCTTTACCAACAACGGTGCTGACCCGCTCTAGCTCTTTGCTCATCCTTTGATTGAGTTCGATGATGTCGTTGAGCGTATCGGCTATTTTCCCTGCTACGCCTGTCTTGTCGATCGGCATACGCGCACTAAAGTTACCTTTCTTGACAGCTACGAGTATTTTCAGTAGTTCTTTTATATCTAAGTTATCGGAATTATCTGTGACTAATTGTTCGGTTTGCATAACTTTATCCTCTCTACGGTGATTATCGTTTTATAGAGCCCAGTCAGCAGAGCGTCCGCTCGATCGCTCGTTCGTTCCAAAACTAAAGGGGGGGAAGTAACCCATCTGGCTAATGAAAGTTCAAATTATTCTAGGGTTAACGATGAAATTTTGGCTCTATCTAGGGGTAGTTTTAAATCTTTCTCTAGTTGACATACTCCCTAACCTGCTTGCGCTCTAGTTAGGGATTCTAAGAATTGCTTCTTAGATTTCCTGGTTCCAGGACACTTGCCTAGATCGATGACCCCCGGCAGTACGTCTCCCCAGGCTATTTCTGGCACTGCTTGCCCAGCAGCCCCAACACCGCGAATCATGACAATTTGTGCCGCAGCAACATCTCTGTCGGTCTTGTATCCACATTCAGTGCAATGATGAAACCTTTGAGATAAATCTTTTTTACCAGTGTAAGTTCCGCATTGAGGACACTGTTGAGATGTGTAGTTAGCGTTTACCTTAGCGAAGTAAACCTGCTCCTTCCAGCACACCCATTGTAAGATATTGATGAACTGTCCAAAGCCAGCATCTAGACTGTGTTTACCTAACATCCCTTTTGCCCATGCTTTGAAATTAAGGTCTTCAACGAAAACCATTCCAGCCGCTTGGACTAGGTGATGAGCTAATTTAAAGTGAAAGTCCTTCCTAGTGTCATGAATTCTTTGGTGTAATCTAGCAATCTTAATGTTGAGCTTACGCCAGTTATTAGAACCTTTCCTCTTGTTTCTCAATCTGCGTTGTAGCAATTTAAGCTGACAGTGCAACGAGTTAAAAAATCGGGGTCTAGCGATTAACTCTCCATCCGAAGTTGCCAAAAACTTCTCTAACCCTAAGTCAATCCCAACGGGATGACCGTGAGGCATCGCATCTGGCACTTTTACGTCACACTGTAATGACAGCATGGCGAAATATCCAGATGCCTTCTTAACTATACGAACCTGCTTGAGTGTAAAACCATCGGGAATCGGGCGAGACAACCTCAATTTTATCCAGCCCAACTCAGGCAGCTTAACCAAATCCCCTTTAACGGGATTAGTCTTGAACTGAGGAAACACAAAAGAACGCATTCTCCCATGTTTCTTGAATCTAGGAAAACCCATCCCTTTACGGCTCATATCAAGGAACGCTGCCTCAAGTTTTCTCAAAACTTGTTGTAAGACTTGGGCATTTACTGATTTAAGTTCTAGATTAGCTTTCCTTGTTTCAGTTAAAGATTTGGCCTGCTTTACATAATTTGGGTAAGGTTCATCAGCAGGAATTATATACTCAGAAACAAGTGAACAAGCATTGACATTTGACTTGCGAGAGTTGAGCCAGTCTTTACGCTCACGTAGGACATAATTCCAGACCTTACGACAAACGTTCAAGTAATGCTCAATGGCTACTACTTGGCTTTTTGTTGGCTCAATTTTGTACTCGTAAGTTAATGTCAGCACTTGGCTCGCCCCCTTGCTACATTATTGCATACTTAAATGTAGAATTGGCTCAAAGGCTCAGCACTCAGCACTCAAGAAGCACTGTGCTGTGCAGATTATTATGGTTTTTGCTCATAGCCGGGAGCATAAGCCTCCAGCAGAGTACTCACCCGTTTGAGTACATCTCTCCCCGTGCTTTCACCTAGAGCTTGACGGGTGGGGTCTAATTCCGGTTGCTCTAAGTTGCGAGCAATAGCCTCGCTGACTTGCCGACTAATTAAATCATGAAGTTCTTCTTTGGCACGCTGGCGCTGATAATTGGCACCTTCTTCGGTAGTGGCATACAACGGAGGTAGTCTGTTGAGGGCGTAAGCGGCAATGTCGCCCACATCAAGGACGCGATCGCTAGTGGCTTCTATTTGGGCCGCCCGTGCGATCGCCTCTGACAGCACCAACTCTTCCATCACGTTAATGAACTGCTTGCGCGGTACTGCAACCACTTCTCCAGTCAAAAGCGATCCCATCAGCCGATCCAAGGCCATATATTCTTCTATAGAAAGCTCGGCGGCAGTGTCGCAGATGCGTGCCACTTCCGCTTCCATAGCTGGCGTCAGATAACCATCTTGTAGCGCCTGTTCAACGATTTTTTCGATACTCATAAGTTTATTTTTGGGAAGTCCGTAAGCTCTATTCGATTCCTTGAACCCGCCAAGGCGTTGGGTCAACGCACTCTCCGTTAACATACAATCCCCAGTGTAAATGGGGGCCTGTGGACGCACCCGTAGAACCTATGGCACCGATGACTTGACCTGGCCCGACGATATCTCCTTCTTGCACGTTGATGCGGCTCAAGTGCATAAAGATGCTGGTTACGCCTTGACCGTGGTCGATGCCGATCGCGTTACCATGCAGTCGGAAGCCTTCAGAAACTCTTCCTACCAAGGCTACTCTACCGGCTGCAGGAGCAACTACTGGCGAACCATATCCACCAGCGTAATCCACGCCTCGATGGTAGTAGTCTTTGGCAAAGACACCGTTGTAGTAGCGGCGCACTCCGTAGATGGTGCTGATTCTACCCCGATTTGGTGCTATGAAGGGGCCATTCCAGTATTTTTCTGGGGTGATCAGCTTTTTGAAGGCGCTCACCCGGTTGAGTTCATACTGTGTCGGTTCTGTCCCCCCTCCAGATAGCCGGATGCGTTGGGTGGGGAAGGAGCGGGAGGCTACCTGTACTGTGAGGTTTTGTACTTCATCCCCTGCCTTAACTTGGATTTGGCGAATTCCAGATGCCTCTAAGGGTGTGGTCGGGATCAAAGCGCGAAAGTTATTCGATCGAGTTAAAAAGGTCTGGTAGGTTCGATCGCCGACTCTCACGGTGGGAGTACTGCTAAGTGTCGGATTCTGCTGTATGACCACCGATAGGGTATCGCCTAGTTTGGGATTGGCTGGTGTCACTTGCACCTCTTGGGCGCGTACTCTAGCTCCCAGGATAGCAAGACCGACAACGAATGCTACGCTTAGGCTCTTCGCTAAGGGCCCATTTCGGCATCGTGGTGCTTTTAAGAGAGGAGAATTAGTCGATCGGGACATTGGCTATATTTTAGATTTTAGATTGGGGAATTGGGCATGGGGCATTGGGAAGAGGATTTCAAATTTTAGATTTCAGATCGCCAAATTGAAATTAAATCTAAAATCTAAAATTCCCCTAGTCCCTTCTATTTTGGCTTTACGTATGCGATCGCGTGTCGCCAGACGATCGACGATCGATCGTTTTCATCGACCACGCCAATACAGAATTGATCTTGCCAGCGAATCTGTCCGCTTAGTGTTTCGCCACTGATGAGTTTTACTTCGGCTTGTTTTTGGTCTTTAATCATTGACTGAATTTGACGAGAGCTGGGTAGCCCAGTATCGAATCCGGTAGGCATAAGTCTGCTCCTGTTTACATAATTTCCAGTAAGGGCGGGTTTGACGAGGATCTTGTTGACTATGCGAGATATGCTCGTATACAGCACCTATTGCCGTCATTGCTTTTGAGGATAATTTAATGGCAATCGAGTTTACTAAGTATCACGGGCTGGGAAATGATTTCATTCTGATTGATAATCGCACTTCATCAAGTCCAGTGCTGACGCCGGAGGAGGCTGTAAAGTTGTGCGATCGGCATTTTGGTATCGGTGCTGATGGTGTAATTTTTGCCTTACCAGGACAAGATGGCACCGACTATACGATGAGAATTTTTAACTCGGATGGCTCAGAACCGGAAATGTGCGGCAACGGTATCCGCTGCTTAGCCCAGTTTATCGCTGAATTAGAGGGAATCTCAAGTCAGGATAGCGAATATCGCATTCACACTCTCGCTGGGGTAATTACACCGAAATTGCGTCTTGATGGTCAAGTCATGGTGGATATGGGACTACCTCGACTGCTAGCTGCTGAAATTCCGACTACGCTTTGTTCTGCCGACGAGAAAGTGGTTAACCAGCCTTTGGAAGTGGATGGAAAATCTTGGGATGTTACCTGCGTCAGTATGGGCAATCCTCACTGTATAACGTTTGTGGAGGATGTGGCAGCTATTCCTTTAGAAACTGTTGGGCCGAAGTTTGAGCATCATTCGGTTTTCCCTCAACGCACAAATACGGAATTTATTCAAGTTGTTGGACAAGATTATCTGAAGATGCGGGTGTGGGAACGCGGTGCTGGGGTAACTTTAGCTTGCGGGACGGGTGCTTGCGCTTCGTTGGTTGCTGGGGTGCTGACGGGAAAGTGCGATCGCAAAGCGACTGTGGAATTACCTGGTGGCCCACTGGAAATTGAATGGTCGGAGGTTGACGGGCGAGTTTACATGACTGGGCCAGCCGAGAAAGTTTTCACAGGCAAGATTTAGCCTAAAAAAATCCAGTCATGAACTTGTTTGATGTTCCTATTAACTAATACAGCGGCTTGCAGCCCTTATGAAGTACAGACCAGAAACCCGGTTTCTTCAAGAAACGGGGTTTCGCGTACCTACTCATCTGAAAGGCGCGTATTAATCATCTAAATTGCCAGGATTTTGAACCACTTTACCAGTATTGATCAAACGCCGCATAAACTCCCCATAAGCTTCTTTCATCGGCAATTCATCATCCACCTTAATTCGGCGTCTTTTCGCCACAACAGTTTTATTTTCAATGGGATTGTAACCTTCTTTATCATATTCTTCCCAATATAAACCAACTCCTCGCCGCTGCCAAGTTGGTAAATCGTTAAAATTAATCCCATTTTGAAATAATAATTCGTTTTTGAACGCTACCGACTGATTTTCAAGCGTAGCTGTAGCTTCGGTAACGCTTTTACCAGCTTTTCGTAATGTCCAATAACACCATCCATTCAAGGCGCAACGGGTAGCATCTGCTTGACGCCAGCGGAAATAATCAACTACTTGGGATTTATTTGCAGCCAGCCAAACGCGGCTATCAAAATTTACTATAGTTTGTGCGGCGTGGGTAAATGTGGCGGTGGCGATGCTGGCAGAAATAGATACTATCTTTTCCAAACTGCGATCGAACAAATCCCAGTCTGGATTAAACAGCACGGAGATTTCATCGCTTTCCGTATAAGCATAAATGCCTTGGAGTTCTTCTAGCAACGCCTTGGCAGTTTGTACCATCAGTTCGTGGAATTTGAGGTCAAACGGCTTCTGGTAGCGAGACTCGGTAAAACGCGAAAAACCTCGTCCATCTAAGCGTACTACCGTCCAAGCGCCTGGTAACAGGCGCAGGGAGTGGAAATACTCAAGCGATCGCATTTGCTTTTCAAAATTATCGTTATCCATCCTCTACCTCATCTTCCTTCCTGCCACTCCCGCACCTCAAAATTTGAGTCATCAGTCATCTGGACGTAGAAAAGTTTATCGAAACCTTCGGCGATCTGGGGGCGTACTAGCTTTTTAATTGTGACGTAAATTGCCACATCTGGCACCCGCGCTTTACCGGATCGTTGCTGGTTGCGATCGCAGCATTGCTTTACCTGGGATTTAAAGTAATAACCGATAATTTCAGCACAGTACATTTTGCCAAGCTGAATCAGCGATGCGCGATCTTCCACAGTTGGGTTGGTGTTATCTACGACTACTGAACCTCCCGCCTGAAGTGCAGCTTCAATCAACTGTGTCTGTCTTCTGGCGCGGTTCTTGTTATTACGCATCATATCCTTGCTGACAAGCTGGTGCGTTGTCGCGAAATAAGTGCGAAAAAATGTACTTTTTCCCGAAGCTTGTAAGCCGACAAAAATAACCAACTGCATAGCTTATGGGCATTCAGGTTGTCAACTTATAACTAGGTGGGCATAATTAAACGTAAAACTCCAGGCCCTTAGAAACCCGGTTTCTCCAAGAAACCGGGTTTCTGGGAGTTCAGCCATTTCTTTGTAGGTTGGGTTGAGGCACGAAACCCAACGCAATTGTTGGGTTTCGTGCCTCTTAGAAACCGGGTTTCTTGGAGTTCAGTTTATTTACGCCTACCTACTTAGTTGTAGTTGTCAAGTTTTGGCAGTTCGTCCTACGAAAGTTAAATGTGTAACAGGTTTTTGGTGCGTTACACTGCGTTAACGCACCCTACAAAGTGATGAGTTTTGAGTTGCATTTTCATAACTCAAAACTCATCACTCGAAACTCATAACTGTAACTCTTCGATCGCACCTGTTAAACCATTGCTGTTGATTTTTTGCAGCATTTCCTCAGCTTCTTGACGATCGCTATAAGCGCCCACCTGCATCATCACGCGACCGTTAGCACGAGTCTGAAAAGCACCGGGAACGATCGATCGCACCAGTCTCTGCTGACGCGGATTCTCTGCTTCCACCACCACTCGGTAACGCAAACCAAGCGCTACAGCACGATTGGGCACCGAACGCGGGGTAGGAGGGGTAGCGTAACGGCGTTGTTGCTGGCGGGGATTATCCTGAGATATCGGTACCATCGGCAGGTTATTATCGGCGTTGGCCATCGGAATTTCAGAGCCGGGAACAGGCAGCAGACCCGCCTCCACCCCTGGGTTGGGCAGCGTACCCCTACTTTGCCTTACAGGTTGTACCGAACCAAAATTCCCTCCTGTGCCTTCTTCTGTTGTAGAGGGAAAAGAGGGGAGTGGCTGGGATGCCCTCTGGGATTCAGGGGTAGGGATAGAGGAAGTAATTTCTAATGCGCCTGTTTGAGTGGTAGACGGCAATACTGGAAGTGTCCTAGAGTCGCGACGCTGCACTCGTGGTTGAGTTTGATTCACCTGTACAGGCTGTGCGGCTGGTGGGGGTACTGGAATTTCTACTGCGGCATTTGATGGGAAGCTATTTGTCGATCGCGTTTCCCTGGAACTTAGAATAGGCGAGATAACTGTCGGCGGTGACTGCACTCTTCCCGATGCCGTGACTTCGACGGGAGTTGGGTCTAGGGGGGCTGTTCCCGCCAGATCCAGGCGTCCGGTAGTACGATTCCTAGCTAGTTGATTGCCAAAAGCTGGGATAGTTTGGCTGGAAGTTTTACCGTTAATATCTAGGCGACGATTGTTGCGAAAAATATTGCCTCCGGGCTGCTGGGCTGTTCCCAGATCGGGCCGTGCTTCGCCGATCGCAACTATTCCATCTCGGCTGTTTCCCTCAATTGTATTGCCCCGCAAAACAGGTTGCGCTTTGTTTTGAACTACTATGCCATCTAGGTTTTCGGTGATGCGATTGCCAACTAGCAACGGTGCCGCATTTTGACCGATGTTAATCCCAAATCCAGTTTTCTCAAATACATTTTCTCGCACTTCTGGCCGCGAGGTGTTGTAAATAGTAATTCCATTCGCCCCATTCTCAGCAAAATAATTGTTGCGAATCAGAGTCGCACTGTTGCCAGTAACTGAGATTCCGTCATGGCTATTACCGATAAAAGTATTGTCGGTTACCACCGGGCTACTGGATTCTATCCACAAGCCATAGCCTCTTCGGTTGGTATTGGTTACTGTCACTCCGGTAATTCCGGCTTTGTCTGCCCCCAGAATGGCGATGTTTTGGCGGGCGAAGGTGGGGCTGATAAAAAGACCGCCGCCTTTGATGATGATATTTCGCCCTTTGCTGGCGGGGTCGCCCTGAATTGTCACACCGGGTTTTAGCGCAATTGGAAAGGTTTCGCCAGTTTCTTCGCTATATGTGCCCGGTGCAAGCACGATCGCAGTATTAGGCCCTGCTACCCGCAGTGCTTGGGTAATGGTTTTGAAGGGAGTGCGATCGCTGCCGTTGCCAGTAGTATCGTTACCAGTAGTAGGATTAACCAATAACTGGGTAGTTTCGGATTTTGCTGGCGTTTCATCTCTACGCTGGGCTAGTTGCTGGGATACAGTTTCCGCCTGCGCCGGGGTGTTAGCTAAAGCTTGGGTTACTGCGGTTGCTAGTACTAGGGTAGCGATCGCAACTGCATCTCTGGCTAATGCTAGTGTCCAAAATTGTCTCTGCTGGCCTTGGTTTGCCAATTTTGCGATCATTTTATGCGGGATGCTGGTATCCAGCTGGATTGCTGATAAGATTTTGCGATCGAAGCAAGGATGTCTTAAATTCACAGCTAGCCTCTCTTTGTCTTTATAGGTTAAAGGTTGCTTGTATGGGAAGGTGTCGGCTGTGTTAATTTCTTTCTCTACACCCTACACCCTTTTCCAGATGCTTATTGTGGTAGCTAACGGGAAAAGTCAGAAGGTTGATGTGACTGTCAACTGGGTAAAACCGATTACTTGAGAAGAATCTGAATATTATTCAGATTTTCCAGTAAAATCGTTCCACCAGCAGCATTGGCTTTAAAAGCTAGACCTAAGAATCCCACTTACTTGTAATTGTGGGATTCCCAAAATGTATCCTAGTTTAGAAGGTGGGTTTTCCCCACCAACACAAAGCCCGTGGTAGTGACGCGCAAATAAGATTGGAGTTGTTCCGATGGGCGACCGACATGAACCATATAGGCCATTCCCAAACTTGCCCGCACAAGCACAGCCTGCTGTTTGCCGGATCTTAGATGCCAACTTGGACCGATCGCGCGAAGGTTTGCGGATCGTGGAAGAGTGGTGTCGTTTTGGTCTGGATAGCACTGAGTTGGCTGGGGAATGCAAACAATTACGGCAGGAAATAGCCCGGTGGCATACTCTGGAACTACGGGCTTTTCGAGATACCACCGGCGATGTAGGTACAGAGTTAACTCATCCCCAGGAAGAACAACGTGCTGGTATTGAGCCGTTGTTGCAGGCTAACCTCTGCCGAGTGCAAGAAGCACTGCGGGTTTTGGAAGAGTATGGCAAGCTTTACCAGCCAGATATGGGTGTGGCGTTTAAGCAAATGCGCTATCGGGTCTATACTCTGGAGAGCAATTTGCTGGGCTACCAGCGTCACCAGAAGCTGATCCGCAGTTACCTGTATCTCGTCACTTCGGCTTCAGAAAATCTGTTTGCTATTGTGGATGCAGCCCTGCAAGGGGGGTTAACTTTAGTACAGTAC from Argonema galeatum A003/A1 harbors:
- a CDS encoding RNA-guided endonuclease InsQ/TnpB family protein; the encoded protein is MLTLTYEYKIEPTKSQVVAIEHYLNVCRKVWNYVLRERKDWLNSRKSNVNACSLVSEYIIPADEPYPNYVKQAKSLTETRKANLELKSVNAQVLQQVLRKLEAAFLDMSRKGMGFPRFKKHGRMRSFVFPQFKTNPVKGDLVKLPELGWIKLRLSRPIPDGFTLKQVRIVKKASGYFAMLSLQCDVKVPDAMPHGHPVGIDLGLEKFLATSDGELIARPRFFNSLHCQLKLLQRRLRNKRKGSNNWRKLNIKIARLHQRIHDTRKDFHFKLAHHLVQAAGMVFVEDLNFKAWAKGMLGKHSLDAGFGQFINILQWVCWKEQVYFAKVNANYTSQQCPQCGTYTGKKDLSQRFHHCTECGYKTDRDVAAAQIVMIRGVGAAGQAVPEIAWGDVLPGVIDLGKCPGTRKSKKQFLESLTRAQAG
- a CDS encoding M23 family metallopeptidase, with protein sequence MSRSTNSPLLKAPRCRNGPLAKSLSVAFVVGLAILGARVRAQEVQVTPANPKLGDTLSVVIQQNPTLSSTPTVRVGDRTYQTFLTRSNNFRALIPTTPLEASGIRQIQVKAGDEVQNLTVQVASRSFPTQRIRLSGGGTEPTQYELNRVSAFKKLITPEKYWNGPFIAPNRGRISTIYGVRRYYNGVFAKDYYHRGVDYAGGYGSPVVAPAAGRVALVGRVSEGFRLHGNAIGIDHGQGVTSIFMHLSRINVQEGDIVGPGQVIGAIGSTGASTGPHLHWGLYVNGECVDPTPWRVQGIE
- a CDS encoding late competence development ComFB family protein, with protein sequence MSIEKIVEQALQDGYLTPAMEAEVARICDTAAELSIEEYMALDRLMGSLLTGEVVAVPRKQFINVMEELVLSEAIARAAQIEATSDRVLDVGDIAAYALNRLPPLYATTEEGANYQRQRAKEELHDLISRQVSEAIARNLEQPELDPTRQALGESTGRDVLKRVSTLLEAYAPGYEQKP
- the dapF gene encoding diaminopimelate epimerase, with amino-acid sequence MAIEFTKYHGLGNDFILIDNRTSSSPVLTPEEAVKLCDRHFGIGADGVIFALPGQDGTDYTMRIFNSDGSEPEMCGNGIRCLAQFIAELEGISSQDSEYRIHTLAGVITPKLRLDGQVMVDMGLPRLLAAEIPTTLCSADEKVVNQPLEVDGKSWDVTCVSMGNPHCITFVEDVAAIPLETVGPKFEHHSVFPQRTNTEFIQVVGQDYLKMRVWERGAGVTLACGTGACASLVAGVLTGKCDRKATVELPGGPLEIEWSEVDGRVYMTGPAEKVFTGKI
- a CDS encoding DUF1565 domain-containing protein — encoded protein: MNLRHPCFDRKILSAIQLDTSIPHKMIAKLANQGQQRQFWTLALARDAVAIATLVLATAVTQALANTPAQAETVSQQLAQRRDETPAKSETTQLLVNPTTGNDTTGNGSDRTPFKTITQALRVAGPNTAIVLAPGTYSEETGETFPIALKPGVTIQGDPASKGRNIIIKGGGLFISPTFARQNIAILGADKAGITGVTVTNTNRRGYGLWIESSSPVVTDNTFIGNSHDGISVTGNSATLIRNNYFAENGANGITIYNTSRPEVRENVFEKTGFGINIGQNAAPLLVGNRITENLDGIVVQNKAQPVLRGNTIEGNSRDGIVAIGEARPDLGTAQQPGGNIFRNNRRLDINGKTSSQTIPAFGNQLARNRTTGRLDLAGTAPLDPTPVEVTASGRVQSPPTVISPILSSRETRSTNSFPSNAAVEIPVPPPAAQPVQVNQTQPRVQRRDSRTLPVLPSTTQTGALEITSSIPTPESQRASQPLPSFPSTTEEGTGGNFGSVQPVRQSRGTLPNPGVEAGLLPVPGSEIPMANADNNLPMVPISQDNPRQQQRRYATPPTPRSVPNRAVALGLRYRVVVEAENPRQQRLVRSIVPGAFQTRANGRVMMQVGAYSDRQEAEEMLQKINSNGLTGAIEELQL
- a CDS encoding tRNA(His) guanylyltransferase Thg1 family protein, which encodes MDNDNFEKQMRSLEYFHSLRLLPGAWTVVRLDGRGFSRFTESRYQKPFDLKFHELMVQTAKALLEELQGIYAYTESDEISVLFNPDWDLFDRSLEKIVSISASIATATFTHAAQTIVNFDSRVWLAANKSQVVDYFRWRQADATRCALNGWCYWTLRKAGKSVTEATATLENQSVAFKNELLFQNGINFNDLPTWQRRGVGLYWEEYDKEGYNPIENKTVVAKRRRIKVDDELPMKEAYGEFMRRLINTGKVVQNPGNLDD
- a CDS encoding AAA family ATPase; translated protein: MQLVIFVGLQASGKSTFFRTYFATTHQLVSKDMMRNNKNRARRQTQLIEAALQAGGSVVVDNTNPTVEDRASLIQLGKMYCAEIIGYYFKSQVKQCCDRNQQRSGKARVPDVAIYVTIKKLVRPQIAEGFDKLFYVQMTDDSNFEVREWQEGR
- a CDS encoding thiamine phosphate synthase; amino-acid sequence: MGDRHEPYRPFPNLPAQAQPAVCRILDANLDRSREGLRIVEEWCRFGLDSTELAGECKQLRQEIARWHTLELRAFRDTTGDVGTELTHPQEEQRAGIEPLLQANLCRVQEALRVLEEYGKLYQPDMGVAFKQMRYRVYTLESNLLGYQRHQKLIRSYLYLVTSASENLFAIVDAALQGGLTLVQYRDKTADDDLRLEAAQKLCQLCHRYNALFIVNDRVDLALAVDADGVHLGQQDMPLALARQLLGPHKLIGRSTTNPDEMQRAIAEGADYIGVGPVYETPTKVGKAAAGLEYVRYAAQNASVPWFAIGGIEPSNLNDVLSAGAERIAVVRAIMQAEQPTLVTQYFLSQLTRLQTLRAFQAHLPQSHV
- a CDS encoding Hfq-related RNA-binding protein; the protein is MPTGFDTGLPSSRQIQSMIKDQKQAEVKLISGETLSGQIRWQDQFCIGVVDENDRSSIVWRHAIAYVKPK